Proteins from one Mycobacterium sp. EPa45 genomic window:
- a CDS encoding class I SAM-dependent methyltransferase, translated as MTRTDDDSWDLTSSVGATATAVAAGRALATKDPRQLVNDPFADPLVRAVGIDFFIKLIDGELDTSAFGELAPERVQSMIDGMGMRAKFFDDYFTSVTGAGIRQAVILASGLDARAYRLPWPSDTVVFEIDQPDVIEFKTGVFDGLGAQPAAQRHTVGIDLREDWPGALRSAGFDPSAPTAWLAEGLLVYLPPEAQDRLFDTITSLSAPGSAVATEYVPGIMDFDPAKGTAMTTQARDQGLDIDMGSLVYAGPRSHVMEYLTQKGWNVTGTPTGELFERHGLPARPERDPNDPFGEIVYVSATLG; from the coding sequence ATGACCCGCACCGACGATGACAGCTGGGACCTGACCTCGAGCGTCGGCGCCACCGCGACGGCCGTGGCCGCGGGACGTGCGCTCGCCACCAAGGACCCGCGCCAGCTCGTCAACGATCCGTTCGCCGATCCCCTGGTTCGCGCCGTCGGCATCGACTTCTTCATCAAGCTGATCGACGGTGAACTGGACACCTCGGCGTTCGGCGAGCTCGCCCCCGAGCGGGTGCAGTCGATGATCGACGGAATGGGTATGCGCGCCAAGTTCTTTGACGACTACTTCACCTCGGTCACCGGCGCCGGCATCCGGCAGGCGGTGATCCTGGCGTCGGGCCTGGATGCGCGCGCATATCGGTTGCCGTGGCCGTCGGACACCGTGGTGTTCGAAATCGACCAACCCGATGTCATCGAGTTCAAGACCGGGGTGTTCGACGGCCTCGGCGCCCAGCCCGCCGCGCAGCGCCACACGGTCGGCATCGATTTGCGCGAGGACTGGCCTGGCGCGCTGCGCTCGGCCGGCTTCGACCCGAGCGCACCGACCGCATGGCTCGCCGAAGGATTGCTGGTCTACCTTCCTCCGGAAGCCCAGGACCGGCTGTTCGACACCATCACGTCGCTGAGCGCGCCCGGCAGTGCCGTGGCCACCGAATACGTACCCGGCATCATGGATTTCGACCCGGCGAAGGGCACCGCGATGACCACCCAGGCCCGCGATCAGGGTCTGGACATCGACATGGGATCACTGGTCTATGCCGGGCCACGCAGCCACGTCATGGAGTACCTCACCCAAAAGGGCTGGAACGTCACCGGCACCCCCACCGGCGAACTGTTCGAACGCCACGGCCTGCCGGCTCGGCCGGAACGGGACCCTAACGACCCGTTCGGCGAAATCGTTTACGTCAGCGCCACTCTGGGCTGA
- a CDS encoding class I SAM-dependent methyltransferase, with protein MSQTDSVRYEGDTWDLASSVGATATSVAASRALASQGPDALIHDPYADALVKAVGVEALIRVANGEANIEDDPMLNRRRMTEQIAVRTRYFDNVFTNAARDGIRQAVILASGLDTRAYRMSWPAGSVVFELDQPQVIEFKTRVMADLGVSPTADRRTVAIDLRDDWPTALRENGFDVDQPTAWIAEGLLIYLPPEAQDRLLDNVTALSAPGSRFATEFMAAGTTLPDSWRDRFKKYSSQIGSEIDLPALFYDGERNAAGDYLAERGWRISTLNTRDSYAVNGFEMPEDETLVQFSDNTGYLTATRTREG; from the coding sequence ATGAGCCAAACTGATTCCGTCCGCTACGAGGGCGACACCTGGGACCTCGCGTCCAGCGTCGGCGCCACCGCGACATCGGTGGCAGCGTCGCGCGCGCTGGCCTCCCAGGGCCCCGACGCGCTGATCCACGACCCCTACGCCGACGCACTGGTCAAGGCCGTCGGCGTCGAAGCCCTCATCCGGGTTGCCAACGGCGAGGCCAACATCGAAGACGACCCGATGCTCAATCGGCGCCGGATGACCGAACAGATCGCCGTGCGCACCCGGTACTTCGACAACGTCTTCACCAACGCCGCCCGCGACGGAATTCGCCAAGCCGTGATCCTGGCCTCAGGCCTGGACACCCGCGCCTACCGGATGAGCTGGCCGGCCGGCTCCGTGGTGTTCGAGCTGGATCAGCCGCAGGTCATCGAGTTCAAGACCCGCGTGATGGCCGATCTCGGCGTGTCGCCCACCGCCGACCGCCGCACCGTCGCCATCGATCTGCGCGACGATTGGCCGACGGCACTGCGGGAGAACGGGTTCGACGTCGACCAGCCGACCGCGTGGATCGCCGAAGGTCTGTTGATCTATCTGCCGCCGGAGGCGCAGGACCGCTTACTGGACAACGTCACCGCGCTGTCGGCCCCGGGCAGCCGCTTCGCCACGGAGTTCATGGCCGCGGGAACGACACTGCCCGACAGCTGGCGCGACCGGTTCAAGAAATACTCGAGCCAGATCGGCTCGGAGATCGATCTGCCCGCGCTGTTCTACGACGGTGAGCGCAATGCGGCCGGCGACTACCTCGCCGAACGTGGCTGGCGGATCAGCACGCTGAACACCCGAGACTCGTACGCCGTCAACGGTTTCGAGATGCCCGAGGACGAGACGCTGGTGCAGTTCAGCGACAACACCGGTTACCTGACCGCGACCCGCACCCGGGAGGGGTGA
- a CDS encoding class I SAM-dependent methyltransferase: MTRSESDSWDLATSVGTTATMVAAARAVASREPNALIDDPFAAPLVRAVGIDVFTKMVEGELNLADLEGGETARVMTNVMAVRTRFFDDFFLDAGAAGVRQAVILASGLDSRSYRLDWPSGTVVYEIDQPKVIEFKTGTLAELGASPTADLRSVSIDLREDWPSALRANGFDDTKPTAWSAEGLLVYLPPEAQDRLFDNITALSAPGSRLSTEYHPDGGAGLAARSKAISEQWRDRGLELNMADLFYAGDRNPVTGYLEGLGWDVNARARAELFAAYGRSFPETDLTESLRNSMSVIAIRK; encoded by the coding sequence GTGACCCGCAGCGAGTCCGACTCCTGGGATCTGGCCACCAGCGTCGGCACCACCGCCACCATGGTGGCCGCCGCCCGTGCGGTAGCCAGCCGCGAACCGAACGCACTGATCGACGACCCGTTCGCCGCGCCACTGGTCCGCGCCGTCGGCATCGACGTCTTCACCAAGATGGTCGAGGGTGAGCTCAACCTCGCCGACCTCGAGGGCGGCGAGACCGCTCGGGTGATGACCAACGTGATGGCTGTGCGGACTCGCTTCTTCGACGATTTCTTCCTCGACGCGGGTGCCGCCGGGGTGCGACAGGCGGTCATCCTGGCTTCCGGGCTGGACTCCCGGTCGTATCGGCTGGACTGGCCGAGCGGCACCGTCGTCTATGAGATCGACCAGCCCAAGGTCATCGAGTTCAAAACCGGGACACTGGCTGAACTCGGCGCCTCCCCCACCGCAGACCTCCGATCGGTGAGCATCGACCTGCGGGAGGACTGGCCGTCCGCCTTGCGCGCCAACGGTTTCGACGACACAAAGCCGACCGCGTGGAGCGCCGAGGGCCTGCTTGTCTATCTGCCGCCGGAAGCCCAGGACCGGCTGTTCGACAACATCACCGCGTTGTCCGCCCCGGGAAGCCGGCTGTCCACTGAGTACCACCCGGACGGCGGCGCCGGCCTGGCAGCACGCTCCAAGGCGATCAGCGAGCAGTGGCGCGACCGGGGGCTGGAGCTCAACATGGCCGATCTGTTCTATGCCGGCGACCGCAATCCTGTCACCGGTTACCTCGAGGGGCTGGGCTGGGACGTCAACGCGCGCGCTCGCGCTGAGCTGTTCGCGGCGTACGGCCGGTCGTTCCCAGAGACCGACTTGACCGAATCACTACGGAACTCCATGTCCGTCATCGCAATCCGGAAGTAA
- a CDS encoding class I SAM-dependent methyltransferase, translating to MTRTDNDTWDLASSVGATATLVAAARAAASREDEPLIDDPFAEPLVRAVGVDFFTKMASGGLAIADDEAAMGVTRMTDNMAVRTKFFDEFFLDAAGAGIRQVVILASGLDSRAYRLDWPAGMVVYEIDQPDVIAFKTQTLAEQGAAPTCDRRTVAVDLRNDWASALGDAGFDPQKPTAWSAEGLLGYLPPAAQDRLLDTITELSAPGSRVAIDTAPPSNLAEQEESREKMETISAHWRDNGFDLDFGSLVYLGERNEASAYLQDHGWRTDRSPVNELLAAGRRGTFDDDEPMGKLYYLSAIYGGAR from the coding sequence GGAGCTACCGCGACTCTGGTCGCCGCTGCCCGTGCCGCAGCCAGCCGCGAGGATGAACCCCTGATCGACGATCCGTTCGCCGAACCCCTGGTGCGCGCCGTCGGCGTCGACTTCTTCACCAAGATGGCCAGCGGCGGCCTCGCCATTGCCGACGATGAGGCGGCGATGGGCGTGACCCGGATGACCGACAACATGGCGGTGCGGACCAAGTTCTTCGACGAGTTCTTCCTCGACGCGGCCGGAGCCGGTATACGTCAGGTCGTCATCCTCGCCTCCGGGCTCGACTCCCGCGCATACCGACTGGACTGGCCGGCCGGCATGGTCGTCTACGAGATCGACCAGCCCGACGTCATCGCATTCAAGACCCAGACCCTGGCCGAGCAGGGCGCAGCACCGACCTGCGACCGCCGGACCGTGGCGGTGGATCTGCGCAACGATTGGGCGTCCGCACTGGGCGACGCCGGCTTCGACCCCCAAAAGCCCACAGCGTGGAGCGCGGAGGGCCTGCTGGGCTATCTGCCACCGGCCGCGCAGGACCGTCTGCTGGACACCATCACCGAGCTCTCCGCTCCGGGCAGCCGGGTGGCCATCGACACCGCGCCGCCGTCGAATCTGGCCGAGCAGGAGGAGTCGCGCGAGAAGATGGAAACCATCTCCGCGCACTGGCGCGATAACGGCTTCGACCTTGATTTCGGCTCGCTGGTTTATCTCGGCGAGCGCAATGAGGCCAGCGCCTATCTCCAGGACCATGGCTGGCGAACCGACCGCTCTCCGGTCAACGAGCTGCTCGCGGCGGGCCGACGCGGAACCTTCGACGACGACGAGCCGATGGGCAAGCTCTACTACCTGAGCGCCATTTACGGCGGCGCCCGGTGA